From the genome of Pedobacter sp. MC2016-14, one region includes:
- a CDS encoding lysophospholipid acyltransferase family protein, with protein MIKKGFSHIGIFFLYFLSLFPLPLLYVLADLMYYLVYYVVGYRKQVVHENLQYAFPEKGPKEIRSIERKYFRHLCSLMVEIVKMSTVSKSELLKRYTFKNLDRIQEYLKKGESLLGCSGHYGNWEWGMVALGLHLDTDKYVIYKPINNTVFSNWFLNLRSRFGNKLVAMRQTLRMVAGTRNQSTIFFFANDQTPTREETQYWLNFLNQSTPVLLGIEKIALQTNRPVFYLKTTVLKRGYYEVDCVPICLDPSKTTNHEITDRHFKVLEEMIIKAPQYWLWSHRRWKFKPVNA; from the coding sequence ATGATAAAAAAAGGGTTTTCTCATATTGGAATATTTTTTTTGTACTTTTTATCTCTCTTTCCTTTGCCCTTGTTATATGTTTTAGCAGACTTGATGTATTACCTGGTTTACTATGTTGTCGGATATAGAAAACAAGTAGTGCACGAAAATTTACAATATGCTTTTCCAGAAAAAGGACCAAAAGAAATAAGATCTATTGAGCGCAAATACTTCAGGCATTTGTGTTCGCTCATGGTAGAAATTGTAAAAATGAGTACCGTATCAAAATCGGAATTACTAAAAAGATATACCTTTAAAAATTTAGACAGGATTCAGGAATACCTTAAAAAAGGTGAAAGCTTACTAGGATGCAGTGGCCATTACGGAAATTGGGAATGGGGAATGGTTGCCTTAGGACTTCATCTGGATACAGATAAATATGTAATATACAAGCCTATAAATAATACAGTTTTTAGTAACTGGTTTCTGAATCTGCGTAGTAGATTTGGAAATAAATTGGTGGCCATGAGGCAAACGCTAAGGATGGTTGCAGGAACCAGAAACCAGTCTACCATATTCTTTTTTGCGAATGATCAAACCCCTACCAGAGAAGAAACTCAATATTGGCTTAATTTTCTAAATCAGTCTACTCCGGTACTTTTGGGAATAGAAAAAATTGCTTTGCAAACCAACCGACCTGTATTTTATTTAAAGACTACGGTACTAAAACGAGGTTATTATGAGGTTGACTGCGTACCCATCTGTCTCGATCCTTCTAAAACTACTAATCATGAAATTACAGATCGTCATTTTAAAGTACTGGAAGAGATGATTATAAAAGCACCTCAATATTGGCTGTGGAGTCATAGAAGATGGAAATTTAAACCTGTAAATGCATGA
- the mgtE gene encoding magnesium transporter gives MQSFDLDRTDVSKIKSALNGDDEQLKVILSEYHASEIAILFESINKDDRQRIINLLDIEIASEVFSEMHEEAHPEELLLQLHPDKRTEIVEELDYDDATDIISQLEEHEQTEILKELSEDDASSIRNLLSYDEETAGGLMNTEFIKIQLGLTKKDAIDEIIRQSEEIEEFYTIFVIDEDNVFHGIVSLKDIIKAKGNVKITELVKAEVAWVTADTDQEEVARLISQYNITSIPVLDHNMKLLGRVTFDDVIDVLQEENTEDILKISGVSEDEELSGNWIEAVKSRLPWLILNLGTAFMASAVIRHFDPTIKLFPLLSSYMVIIAGMGGNAATQALAVTVRRISLNDLTDNQAYRTVLKEFTVGLINGAVTGLIVFFVAYFLDANLMLGLVIFASMTGNLIIAGVTGAGIPLILKRLGIDPAIASSIIITTFTDVFGFLLLLGLASKLLL, from the coding sequence ATGCAATCTTTTGATCTGGATAGGACTGATGTGTCCAAGATAAAGTCGGCCTTAAATGGAGATGATGAGCAGCTCAAGGTTATTCTAAGTGAATACCATGCCTCTGAAATTGCGATATTATTTGAAAGTATCAATAAAGACGACAGGCAAAGGATTATCAATTTGCTTGACATTGAGATTGCCTCGGAAGTCTTCTCTGAAATGCATGAGGAGGCACACCCTGAAGAATTACTCTTACAACTCCATCCTGATAAGCGTACTGAAATTGTAGAAGAACTGGATTACGATGATGCTACCGATATTATTTCTCAGCTGGAGGAGCACGAACAGACAGAAATTCTTAAGGAACTTAGCGAGGACGATGCCTCCAGCATCCGTAATTTATTAAGTTACGACGAGGAAACTGCGGGCGGTTTGATGAACACAGAGTTCATCAAAATACAACTCGGTCTCACTAAAAAAGATGCTATTGATGAGATCATCAGGCAAAGTGAGGAAATTGAAGAGTTTTACACCATCTTCGTTATTGATGAAGACAATGTTTTTCATGGCATTGTATCTTTGAAGGATATTATAAAGGCTAAAGGAAATGTGAAAATCACGGAGCTCGTAAAAGCTGAAGTAGCTTGGGTAACTGCAGATACCGATCAGGAAGAAGTAGCCAGGCTAATCTCGCAGTACAACATTACCAGTATACCTGTTTTGGACCACAACATGAAATTGCTTGGCAGGGTAACCTTTGATGATGTTATAGACGTTTTACAGGAAGAAAATACAGAAGATATCTTAAAAATCTCCGGTGTATCAGAAGATGAAGAATTAAGCGGTAACTGGATAGAAGCTGTTAAATCGCGTTTACCATGGCTTATACTAAACCTGGGCACGGCATTTATGGCCTCTGCGGTCATCAGACATTTTGATCCCACTATAAAATTATTTCCTTTGTTATCTTCTTACATGGTCATCATTGCCGGAATGGGGGGAAATGCCGCCACACAGGCTTTAGCGGTTACGGTGCGAAGGATTTCCCTGAATGACTTAACAGACAATCAAGCTTACAGAACTGTGCTTAAGGAATTTACTGTAGGTTTGATTAATGGTGCTGTAACGGGTTTGATTGTGTTTTTTGTAGCTTATTTCTTGGATGCTAACTTGATGCTAGGCTTAGTGATATTTGCATCAATGACAGGAAACCTGATTATAGCAGGGGTTACGGGCGCAGGTATTCCATTGATCTTAAAACGATTGGGCATTGACCCGGCAATTGCCTCGTCCATCATCATTACCACATTTACAGATGTATTTGGCTTTTTGTTGCTCTTGGGTTTAGCGAGCAAATTACTTTTATAA
- a CDS encoding FUSC family membrane protein — protein sequence MFHKHIRTVQDFLLSIYFADGLRITIGVLCPSLILAQFGLLKFGMTVSLGAMCVSVVDTPGPIVHRRNAMLITTVSIFLLSIIVGLTNTSIYFTGILLVFCSFIFSMFFLYGLRAAAIGTASLLIMVLSIDDIRPWNEVLIYSGLVLTGSLWYTALSYFFYRIRPFRIVQQMLSDSIHEVSNFLRAKAQFYHQNINYDAQYAELLQLQVQVHEKQDAVRELLFKTREIVRDSTPEGRFLMLVFVDMVDLFEQVMSTYYNYEQLHDQFDSIGILSHYESIINGIAEELDNLAFSLKTGGTPLLSNKLLNSVNSLKAEIVALEQNNKELKFNTLGIIALKNIEVNIENILARLKTINGYFNKNEKKNLKRRDIEIEKFITRQNVDVKLFLENLTLSSSTFRHSLRVAIVMLIGFVVSKSLHFSHSYWILLTILVISKPGFSLTKQRNYERLLGTVVGAFIGMGILTYVHDKHALFGILLFCMIGCYSFIRKNYVVSVLFMTPYILVLFDFLGMGGLSIARERIYDTLIGSGIALVASYFLFPNWEHEKLKEAMLDTLKANLAYFDQVTLLYFERSENLTSYKVARKEVYVTSANLASLFQRMFSEPKSKQLLMKEIHQFTALNHLLSSYVATLSLYYKEHTFGYANFDELKPISKNTIYLLNLSVENLLVHKEQISNVPLVRKKTEQQTAETVIDEQFDMIQKVAYDIYKLTEKIKI from the coding sequence ATGTTTCATAAACACATCAGAACCGTTCAGGATTTTTTACTAAGCATTTATTTTGCTGATGGTTTGAGAATTACCATTGGTGTACTTTGTCCATCGTTGATACTGGCACAATTTGGTTTGCTAAAATTTGGTATGACAGTTTCTTTAGGCGCCATGTGTGTAAGCGTTGTTGATACGCCTGGGCCGATTGTGCATCGCCGTAACGCAATGCTCATTACAACAGTTTCAATTTTTCTACTTTCCATAATTGTTGGACTAACCAACACAAGTATTTACTTCACCGGCATTTTACTGGTATTTTGCAGTTTTATTTTCTCCATGTTCTTTTTATATGGTTTACGTGCAGCTGCAATTGGTACGGCATCTTTACTAATCATGGTTTTAAGCATTGATGACATTAGACCCTGGAATGAAGTTTTGATTTATTCTGGTCTGGTGCTTACCGGCAGCTTATGGTACACGGCATTAAGCTATTTCTTTTATAGGATTCGCCCTTTTAGAATTGTTCAGCAAATGTTGAGCGATTCTATACATGAGGTTAGTAATTTCTTAAGGGCTAAAGCTCAATTTTATCATCAAAATATCAACTACGATGCGCAGTATGCTGAGTTGCTTCAACTACAGGTTCAAGTGCATGAGAAACAAGATGCAGTTCGGGAATTGCTTTTTAAGACCCGTGAAATTGTTAGAGATTCAACACCTGAAGGACGATTTTTAATGCTGGTATTTGTAGATATGGTAGACTTGTTTGAGCAAGTGATGTCTACGTATTACAACTACGAACAGTTGCATGATCAGTTTGATTCTATAGGCATTCTTTCACACTACGAAAGTATCATTAACGGTATTGCGGAAGAACTTGATAACCTTGCCTTTTCCCTTAAAACTGGTGGAACCCCTCTCCTGTCTAATAAGTTGTTAAACAGCGTAAATTCTCTTAAAGCCGAAATTGTTGCGCTTGAACAAAATAATAAGGAACTGAAGTTTAATACATTGGGAATTATTGCTTTAAAAAACATTGAGGTCAACATTGAGAATATACTAGCCAGGCTAAAAACCATTAATGGCTATTTTAATAAAAACGAGAAGAAAAACTTAAAACGCAGGGATATTGAAATTGAAAAATTTATTACCAGGCAAAATGTTGATGTTAAACTTTTTCTTGAAAACCTAACCTTAAGTTCATCAACTTTCAGGCATTCTTTAAGGGTGGCTATCGTAATGCTGATTGGCTTTGTCGTCTCAAAATCTTTGCATTTTTCGCATAGCTATTGGATACTGCTTACTATATTGGTCATTTCTAAGCCTGGGTTTAGCCTCACAAAACAAAGAAATTACGAACGGCTACTGGGCACTGTAGTAGGTGCTTTTATAGGTATGGGCATACTCACTTATGTACATGATAAGCACGCGCTTTTTGGTATTCTGTTATTTTGCATGATTGGTTGTTATAGTTTTATCCGCAAAAATTATGTTGTCAGTGTACTCTTTATGACTCCTTATATTTTGGTGCTGTTTGATTTTCTTGGTATGGGAGGTCTTTCCATAGCCAGAGAACGGATATATGATACCTTGATTGGCTCAGGAATAGCACTGGTGGCGAGTTATTTTCTTTTTCCGAACTGGGAGCACGAGAAGCTTAAAGAAGCCATGCTTGATACCTTAAAGGCCAATTTGGCTTATTTTGATCAGGTGACTTTGTTGTACTTTGAGAGATCAGAAAATTTAACCAGCTATAAGGTTGCAAGAAAGGAAGTTTATGTTACCTCTGCTAATCTTGCCTCTTTATTTCAAAGAATGTTTTCAGAACCTAAAAGTAAGCAACTGCTGATGAAGGAAATACACCAGTTTACAGCTTTAAACCATTTGCTGTCCTCGTATGTGGCTACACTGTCTCTTTATTATAAAGAACATACTTTTGGGTATGCGAATTTTGATGAACTAAAGCCCATCTCTAAAAATACTATATACCTCTTAAATCTTTCAGTAGAAAACCTTTTGGTGCATAAAGAACAGATCAGTAATGTGCCTCTTGTACGTAAAAAAACTGAACAGCAAACGGCAGAAACTGTGATTGATGAACAATTTGATATGATTCAAAAAGTAGCCTATGATATCTATAAACTCACAGAAAAAATAAAGATATAA
- a CDS encoding WbqC family protein produces the protein MQSSAIFPLFYLPPVSYFSALKIHENNFLIEKQEHFPKQTYRNRAKISSPNGTLDLYVPVVKGSKFHTVIKDVKISYDFKWQRLHWLSLESCYRNSAYFEYYEDEFAQFYTKKYTYLFDYNLEIFYWLLKNLKKNIPVDFTTEYIKTLEPGMDYRDKLPFKDTPEMGLIKPYFQVFEDRNGFTPNLSVVDLLFSQGPQAKLYL, from the coding sequence ATGCAAAGTTCAGCTATATTTCCTCTTTTTTATCTTCCGCCGGTAAGCTATTTTTCCGCTTTAAAAATACATGAAAACAACTTTTTGATTGAAAAACAAGAGCATTTTCCAAAACAAACCTATAGAAACCGGGCAAAGATTTCGTCGCCAAATGGTACACTGGATCTATATGTCCCTGTAGTAAAGGGCTCTAAATTTCATACCGTAATTAAGGATGTAAAAATTAGCTATGATTTTAAGTGGCAGCGGTTGCATTGGCTAAGTTTGGAAAGTTGCTACCGAAATTCTGCGTATTTTGAATACTATGAAGATGAGTTTGCACAGTTTTACACAAAAAAATACACCTACCTGTTTGACTATAACCTGGAAATATTTTACTGGTTATTGAAGAATTTGAAAAAAAATATACCAGTAGATTTTACAACTGAATACATTAAAACCCTGGAACCGGGCATGGATTACAGAGATAAACTTCCTTTTAAAGATACGCCGGAAATGGGTTTAATAAAACCCTACTTTCAGGTATTTGAAGACAGAAATGGTTTTACACCAAACCTAAGCGTGGTCGATTTGTTATTTAGCCAGGGACCGCAAGCTAAATTGTATCTTTAA
- the corA gene encoding magnesium/cobalt transporter CorA, with amino-acid sequence MSKPKKRKRHHYTLPTAGTSPGLVFIGEDALKPVITLHTYSDKEYKTESLTSITNVKTAIANKNYTYWLDIKGFGSKEMFEKLNTEFKINNLVLEDITRTYQRPKLEEYVDYVFAISRMLILDEEGNLENEQVSFLLTDNTLMTFREHYEDCLDPVRKRLEAGKGNIRISGPGYLMYALMDIIVDRYFEILNAWGEDLDAIEDRLLEKPDKSIMYDTQLIKRNLIQIRRVAWPERDKLNDMLRTDSTLITDQTKTYIKDAYDHCIQIIDIIESLKEISASNIDMYLSIISNRMNEIMKVLTIISSIFIPLTFIAGIYGMNFAQQDPKTGRILPDNMPELYMEHGYLYTWLVMLVIAVLQVIYFWRRGWFK; translated from the coding sequence ATGTCTAAACCAAAAAAGCGAAAAAGACACCATTATACTTTACCTACAGCGGGTACCAGTCCGGGATTAGTGTTCATAGGGGAGGATGCATTAAAGCCTGTTATTACTTTACATACTTACAGTGACAAGGAATATAAAACAGAGTCTTTAACGAGTATCACGAATGTTAAGACAGCCATAGCCAACAAAAATTATACTTATTGGCTGGATATTAAAGGCTTCGGATCTAAGGAAATGTTTGAGAAGCTAAATACTGAATTTAAAATAAATAACCTTGTTTTAGAGGATATCACCCGGACTTATCAGCGCCCAAAACTGGAAGAATATGTAGATTATGTGTTTGCTATAAGCAGGATGCTGATTCTTGATGAAGAAGGTAATTTAGAAAATGAGCAGGTTTCGTTTCTGTTGACAGACAATACGCTGATGACTTTCAGAGAACATTATGAAGATTGTTTGGATCCTGTTAGGAAAAGGCTGGAGGCTGGTAAAGGAAACATACGCATTTCCGGCCCGGGATACCTCATGTATGCTTTGATGGATATAATTGTTGACCGGTACTTTGAAATTTTGAATGCCTGGGGTGAAGATTTGGATGCTATTGAAGATCGTTTACTCGAAAAGCCGGACAAATCGATTATGTACGATACTCAGCTTATAAAACGAAACCTAATTCAGATAAGAAGGGTTGCATGGCCTGAACGGGATAAACTGAATGATATGCTCCGTACTGATAGTACACTCATTACTGATCAGACAAAAACTTACATTAAAGATGCCTACGATCATTGCATTCAGATCATTGATATTATAGAATCGCTAAAGGAGATCTCTGCAAGTAATATTGACATGTATTTGTCTATCATCAGCAACAGAATGAATGAAATTATGAAAGTGCTAACCATAATTTCTTCCATTTTTATTCCGCTAACGTTCATCGCTGGTATATATGGGATGAATTTTGCTCAGCAAGACCCTAAAACAGGCAGAATTTTACCAGATAATATGCCCGAACTTTACATGGAGCATGGATATTTATATACCTGGTTGGTTATGCTTGTCATTGCGGTGTTACAAGTTATTTATTTCTGGCGAAGAGGCTGGTTTAAATAA
- a CDS encoding glycosyltransferase family 2 protein: MTTKPSVAIVILNWNGITFLQRFLPGVLQSSYSNLQVVVGDNASTDGSLAMIREYFPSVKIIENEANFGFAEGYNKVLKQVDADYFILLNSDVEVPQNWIEPVISAMELDDRIAAAQPKIKWYNDKAQFEYAGAAGGFLDQYVFPFCRGRIFDVAEFDHGQYNDAAEIFWASGAAFFIKRKCWEEVGGLDPDLFAHMEEIDICWRLKNLGYAIIYCPDAEVYHVGGGTLNATNPFKTYLNFRNNLFIMQKNLPFFQACYLIFIRFFIDFVALLQFLFTGKANFAKAVSKAHIQFFKHFFRTAGKRTSKQLPYQQHTGVYQKSIVWAYFIRKARKFSQL, encoded by the coding sequence ATGACAACGAAGCCCTCAGTTGCAATTGTAATCTTAAATTGGAATGGCATCACATTTCTTCAGCGCTTTTTACCAGGAGTATTACAATCCAGCTATAGCAACCTTCAGGTTGTTGTTGGAGACAACGCCTCAACAGATGGATCATTGGCCATGATTCGTGAATACTTTCCTAGCGTCAAAATAATTGAAAATGAGGCCAATTTTGGCTTTGCCGAAGGCTACAATAAGGTACTTAAACAAGTTGATGCTGATTATTTTATTTTATTGAATTCGGATGTGGAAGTTCCGCAAAACTGGATAGAACCAGTAATATCTGCAATGGAACTTGATGACCGCATTGCCGCAGCACAACCTAAAATCAAATGGTATAATGACAAAGCTCAATTTGAATATGCGGGTGCTGCCGGAGGATTTTTGGATCAATATGTTTTCCCATTTTGCAGGGGTAGGATTTTTGATGTCGCTGAATTTGATCATGGTCAGTATAATGATGCAGCGGAGATTTTTTGGGCAAGCGGGGCAGCTTTTTTTATAAAACGCAAATGTTGGGAAGAAGTTGGCGGACTTGATCCGGATTTGTTTGCACACATGGAAGAAATAGACATTTGCTGGCGTTTAAAAAATTTAGGCTATGCCATCATTTATTGTCCGGATGCAGAAGTTTACCATGTTGGTGGCGGTACATTAAATGCTACTAATCCATTTAAAACGTATCTCAACTTCAGGAATAACCTCTTCATCATGCAGAAGAACCTGCCATTTTTTCAAGCGTGTTATCTCATATTTATTCGATTTTTTATTGACTTTGTGGCTTTATTGCAGTTCCTTTTTACCGGAAAAGCAAACTTTGCGAAGGCTGTTAGTAAGGCACACATCCAGTTTTTTAAACACTTCTTTAGAACTGCCGGTAAAAGGACCAGCAAACAACTCCCTTACCAGCAACATACGGGCGTATATCAAAAAAGTATTGTATGGGCGTATTTTATCAGAAAAGCAAGGAAGTTCAGCCAGCTTTAA
- a CDS encoding lipopolysaccharide assembly protein LapB, which translates to MKHKSSVILFFILFISFSICDISAVRAQKSQIQIARNVLGKLQVAVASGKSKKDQLNIMGEGIKATESAEKDRRTKNWPETWSIKAYLSSYISLIDEDENNAERYFNIATDAVKTATELDKYQDNGKLIEATNFNLIIKKQEKGNKAYYSNEFINAYNLLRDVSDFFPKDTTLAINTGIAAQIIRSYDNALFYLKRAKDNGAKNPVIFQSLATTYASKFEPEIAIKTLEEGIKLNPYNSFLTNDYINLLLDNEKYDKALEVIEQGLKVETKNKLLYFLYGYLQQLKSNNSTAELAYKRALGLDQNYFVALYQLGLAYVEMANESLSSKKEKYLQQFTANINRSESTLLQAHEINPNDKFTVQLLIDIYTRKNRLDKVQELKRKLQEF; encoded by the coding sequence ATGAAGCATAAATCATCTGTAATCCTTTTTTTTATTCTGTTCATTAGTTTCAGTATCTGTGATATATCTGCAGTTAGGGCTCAAAAAAGCCAGATTCAAATAGCACGTAATGTACTGGGTAAATTGCAGGTGGCTGTGGCTTCCGGTAAAAGCAAAAAAGACCAGCTCAACATTATGGGAGAGGGAATAAAAGCAACAGAGAGTGCAGAGAAGGATAGGAGAACTAAAAATTGGCCTGAAACATGGTCTATCAAAGCTTACTTAAGTTCATACATCTCATTAATTGACGAAGATGAGAATAATGCTGAGCGATATTTTAACATCGCAACAGATGCTGTTAAAACAGCAACTGAATTAGATAAGTATCAGGATAATGGAAAGTTAATTGAAGCAACCAATTTTAACTTAATTATTAAAAAGCAGGAAAAGGGAAACAAAGCATATTATAGCAATGAATTTATCAATGCATATAATTTACTTAGGGATGTAAGTGATTTCTTTCCAAAAGATACTACACTAGCTATAAATACAGGAATCGCTGCACAAATTATTCGATCGTATGATAATGCATTATTTTATTTAAAACGCGCAAAGGATAATGGGGCCAAAAATCCAGTAATCTTTCAATCGCTGGCAACCACGTATGCTTCCAAATTTGAACCGGAAATTGCTATTAAAACATTGGAGGAAGGAATTAAATTGAATCCTTATAATTCATTTTTAACAAATGATTATATCAATTTACTGCTTGACAATGAAAAATACGATAAGGCATTGGAAGTTATAGAGCAGGGTTTAAAAGTGGAGACTAAAAATAAGCTGCTTTATTTTCTGTACGGATATTTACAGCAACTAAAATCTAATAACAGCACAGCAGAACTAGCCTATAAAAGAGCATTGGGCTTGGATCAAAATTACTTTGTAGCATTATATCAATTGGGCTTAGCATATGTAGAAATGGCAAATGAGAGCCTCAGTTCAAAGAAAGAAAAATATTTGCAACAATTTACAGCTAACATCAACAGATCCGAATCAACTTTGCTGCAAGCACACGAAATTAATCCGAATGATAAATTTACTGTACAACTGCTAATTGATATTTACACCCGTAAAAATCGCCTGGATAAAGTTCAGGAGTTAAAAAGGAAGTTGCAGGAATTTTAA
- a CDS encoding lipopolysaccharide assembly protein LapB, giving the protein MKKVLLGAVLVGVATFANAQKSEVADAKKEWNLFQIIANGKTPLDKKLTALQTGLKHTDLAIVHEKSKNLTEAWSYRALFSSTIAVLDTVNVDNSIKNQAIAEEAIVKAKALDTKGEEKTNIENAEINALNAVKIRAFAAYNKQDFAGAMKYFNEVTVKNPNDTAMYLNAGIMARNIKNYPETVRNFKKLISFNTPTAKDLYGEVINITLTEIKDTVDALALIKEASAKYPDAENFTQLETQLYMNQGNVAKSIEMLDKLLAKNPNNANYQYLRGDIYYQQAVEVQNRINKISDDAQKAKIKLTPKQLKESETLRVQLTGLLDKALPYYLKSAEIDPKYAPALEALKRVYAFKNDTVKYDAVKKQLDALTPANK; this is encoded by the coding sequence ATGAAGAAAGTACTTTTAGGTGCCGTACTTGTAGGTGTTGCTACATTTGCAAATGCTCAGAAGAGTGAAGTCGCCGATGCGAAAAAGGAATGGAATTTATTCCAGATTATTGCTAATGGAAAAACGCCATTAGATAAGAAATTAACGGCTTTACAGACTGGTTTAAAACATACCGATCTTGCTATCGTACACGAAAAGTCTAAAAATTTAACAGAAGCCTGGTCTTACAGGGCTTTATTTTCATCTACAATTGCGGTTTTAGATACCGTTAATGTAGATAACTCTATTAAAAACCAAGCTATAGCTGAAGAAGCAATTGTTAAAGCTAAAGCGCTTGATACTAAAGGTGAGGAGAAAACAAACATTGAAAATGCTGAAATCAACGCATTAAACGCAGTAAAAATTAGAGCATTTGCTGCTTATAACAAGCAAGATTTTGCAGGTGCAATGAAGTATTTCAATGAGGTTACTGTAAAGAATCCTAATGATACTGCAATGTATTTGAATGCCGGGATTATGGCAAGAAATATTAAAAATTACCCCGAAACGGTAAGAAATTTCAAGAAACTGATCAGCTTTAATACGCCTACGGCTAAAGATTTATACGGAGAGGTGATTAACATAACCCTTACCGAAATCAAAGATACAGTAGATGCGTTAGCATTGATTAAAGAGGCTTCCGCGAAATATCCGGATGCTGAAAACTTTACACAATTGGAAACTCAGTTGTATATGAATCAGGGTAACGTTGCAAAATCTATTGAGATGCTGGACAAATTGCTTGCAAAAAACCCAAACAATGCAAACTACCAATACCTAAGAGGGGATATCTACTATCAGCAAGCTGTTGAAGTACAAAACCGTATTAATAAGATTTCTGATGATGCCCAAAAAGCGAAAATCAAATTGACACCTAAGCAATTGAAGGAATCAGAAACTTTGAGGGTTCAGTTAACAGGTTTATTGGATAAGGCACTTCCATATTACTTAAAATCAGCTGAAATAGATCCAAAATATGCACCTGCACTTGAGGCCTTAAAACGAGTTTATGCCTTTAAAAACGATACTGTTAAATACGATGCAGTAAAGAAACAGCTGGACGCCTTAACGCCAGCAAATAAATAA
- a CDS encoding multidrug effflux MFS transporter yields the protein MTNKKYFSLILVLGSLTALGPFSIDMYLPAFPVIAKDLQTTTEQVAISLSSFFIGISLGQLLYGPLLDRYGRKKPLYIGLAVYILASLGCVFAATLDQLIVLRAVQAIGSCAAAVASVAMVRDLFPVKDSAKVFALLMLVVGVSPMVAPTVGSYITVYFGWHAVFYVLLALGVLNLLSSFLWLPESFIPDRTLSLKPVPILKGFFNVMIESQFYTYALTGAISFAGLFAYVAGSPVVFMEVFNVSTETYGWIFAILSVGLIGSSQINSMLLKRYKSEQIIRMAIIGQVLVTALFLMGALNDWYGLMATICVLFLFLCCLGFTNPNTAALALAPFTKNAGTASALMGAIQMGIGALASSMLSVFHLKSAVPMAAVMAATSIIAFAVLSIGKRRIKTHVNISENAAGGLVH from the coding sequence ATGACTAACAAAAAATATTTTTCTTTAATCCTTGTTCTGGGCTCACTTACTGCGCTTGGACCTTTTTCTATAGACATGTACTTGCCGGCATTCCCGGTGATTGCAAAAGACCTGCAAACCACAACGGAGCAGGTGGCAATCTCATTGTCTAGTTTCTTTATCGGCATTTCTTTAGGTCAGCTTTTATATGGACCGTTATTGGATAGGTATGGCCGAAAAAAACCATTATACATCGGTTTAGCAGTATACATTTTGGCGTCACTTGGCTGCGTGTTTGCTGCTACCCTGGATCAGTTAATAGTACTGCGTGCAGTTCAGGCAATTGGTAGCTGTGCCGCTGCAGTGGCATCTGTGGCTATGGTTAGAGATTTGTTTCCTGTAAAAGACAGCGCCAAAGTATTTGCCTTATTAATGCTGGTGGTAGGCGTATCACCTATGGTAGCACCTACGGTTGGTAGTTATATTACTGTTTATTTTGGCTGGCATGCTGTATTTTACGTTTTACTGGCACTGGGCGTACTCAATTTATTGTCTAGTTTTTTATGGCTTCCTGAAAGCTTTATACCAGACCGTACATTATCACTTAAACCTGTACCGATATTAAAAGGATTTTTTAACGTAATGATAGAATCGCAGTTTTATACTTATGCCTTAACCGGGGCAATATCATTTGCAGGCCTTTTTGCTTATGTAGCAGGCTCGCCAGTGGTATTTATGGAGGTATTTAACGTGAGCACGGAAACGTATGGCTGGATCTTCGCCATCTTGTCCGTTGGCTTAATTGGCTCAAGTCAAATCAACAGCATGTTACTTAAAAGATATAAAAGTGAACAGATTATCCGCATGGCCATCATTGGGCAAGTATTGGTTACTGCTTTATTTTTAATGGGTGCATTAAACGATTGGTATGGATTAATGGCTACAATTTGCGTGCTATTTCTCTTCCTGTGCTGTTTGGGTTTTACCAATCCAAATACTGCTGCATTAGCTTTGGCACCATTTACTAAAAATGCAGGCACGGCTTCGGCGCTAATGGGCGCTATACAAATGGGAATTGGTGCACTGGCATCTTCTATGCTCAGCGTTTTCCACTTAAAATCTGCAGTACCAATGGCAGCAGTTATGGCTGCGACGTCAATTATAGCTTTTGCTGTACTTAGTATTGGTAAAAGAAGGATCAAGACTCATGTAAACATTAGCGAAAACGCGGCAGGAGGGCTGGTACATTAA